The following proteins come from a genomic window of Streptococcus oralis:
- a CDS encoding sensor histidine kinase: protein MFRKLRIKFIVTATAAIALILAFFLVLMNSIVYTQTEDNIQTVLSILSKNEGELPITDEIKESFTKKNIQEGIIYNFQYFSVREKGNDYTISLGNVQSLTEADVRGFLQKILKKPETYGTITRNGRYFTYQISQTASGKLLVFFEATNYIRERDTLFQVSIWLSLASLFLLALLFTLISGIVIRPFVKNYEKQRMFITNAGHELKTPLAIISANTELQELMEGETEWSISTKEQTERLNHLIGRLIRLARLEEQEDIKLAPQNISLIAEKVATDFAPLFKKEDKNFESLIEADIIEKVAQEEFYELLSILLDNARKYCDPAGTIRLTLKRKAYLLRKRTCITVSNDYKDGQPANIKRFFDRFYRAETSHNNQTTSGYGIGLSMAQHLVSLFRGKIFVTYKKQVITFTIWL from the coding sequence ATGTTTCGAAAACTACGTATCAAGTTTATTGTCACAGCCACTGCTGCTATCGCTCTGATTCTTGCTTTCTTTCTGGTCTTGATGAATAGCATCGTCTATACTCAGACAGAGGATAATATCCAAACCGTCCTCTCCATCTTGTCTAAAAATGAAGGCGAACTCCCAATCACAGATGAAATCAAGGAAAGTTTCACCAAAAAGAACATCCAGGAAGGGATTATCTACAATTTTCAGTATTTCTCTGTCAGAGAAAAAGGGAATGACTACACTATTTCTCTAGGGAATGTCCAATCACTGACTGAAGCAGACGTCAGAGGTTTTCTCCAGAAAATTCTTAAAAAACCGGAAACCTATGGCACGATTACTCGCAACGGGCGCTACTTCACCTACCAGATTAGTCAGACAGCTTCGGGTAAGCTCCTAGTCTTCTTTGAAGCTACCAACTACATTCGCGAACGCGACACCCTCTTTCAAGTATCTATCTGGTTATCGCTGGCTAGCCTATTTCTCCTTGCTCTGCTCTTTACCTTGATTTCTGGGATTGTTATCCGTCCCTTTGTCAAGAACTATGAAAAACAACGGATGTTTATCACTAATGCAGGTCATGAACTCAAAACACCGCTGGCTATCATTTCGGCCAATACGGAGCTTCAGGAACTCATGGAAGGAGAGACCGAGTGGAGCATCAGTACCAAAGAACAGACCGAGCGTCTCAACCACTTGATTGGAAGACTGATCCGACTTGCTCGGCTCGAGGAGCAAGAGGATATCAAACTAGCTCCTCAAAATATCTCGCTTATTGCTGAGAAAGTTGCGACAGATTTTGCTCCCCTCTTTAAAAAAGAAGATAAAAACTTTGAAAGCCTGATTGAAGCAGATATCATAGAAAAAGTTGCTCAGGAGGAATTTTACGAATTACTCAGTATTTTGCTCGACAATGCCCGCAAATACTGTGATCCAGCAGGCACCATCCGTCTGACTCTCAAACGCAAAGCCTATCTCCTACGCAAACGCACCTGTATCACTGTGTCTAACGACTACAAGGATGGGCAGCCTGCCAATATCAAACGCTTCTTTGATCGCTTCTACCGTGCCGAAACATCACACAATAACCAAACCACCTCTGGGTATGGCATTGGTCTCTCCATGGCCCAGCACCTCGTCAGTCTGTTTAGAGGAAAAATCTTTGTCACCTATAAAAAACAAGTGATTACCTTTACTATCTGGTTGTAA
- a CDS encoding GTP pyrophosphokinase, translated as MNSIYGPCEVYLPTILQTFIEDMEEAAANYKKETSLKLYEHLHARIKTEESMREKCQRKGLPQTSQSALKEIRDAIGVRIITSFTDDIYRIVDYIRQIPTIHIFKEKDYIRQVKPNGYRSYHLILEVTTPYPDCLGNDQGTYFIEIQLRTIAMDSWASLEHQMKYKKNIQNPERITRELKRCADELASCDLTMQTIRDLIQRSDQD; from the coding sequence ATGAACTCTATCTATGGCCCTTGCGAAGTCTACTTACCCACTATCTTGCAGACCTTTATTGAAGATATGGAAGAAGCCGCAGCTAATTACAAAAAAGAAACCTCCCTCAAACTATATGAGCATTTGCATGCGCGTATCAAAACCGAGGAAAGTATGCGTGAAAAATGCCAACGCAAAGGCCTTCCTCAGACGAGTCAATCTGCTCTTAAAGAAATCCGAGATGCTATCGGTGTTCGGATCATCACAAGCTTTACAGATGATATCTACCGCATCGTTGACTATATTCGCCAGATACCCACCATCCATATTTTTAAAGAGAAAGACTATATCCGTCAGGTCAAACCCAATGGCTACCGTTCTTACCATCTGATTCTCGAAGTGACTACCCCCTACCCAGACTGTCTGGGAAATGACCAAGGTACCTACTTTATTGAGATCCAGCTACGCACGATTGCTATGGACTCTTGGGCCAGCCTTGAGCATCAGATGAAATATAAGAAAAACATCCAAAATCCTGAGCGAATCACACGTGAGCTCAAACGTTGTGCCGATGAGCTTGCTTCATGCGACTTGACCATGCAGACCATCCGTGATTTGATTCAGCGATCTGACCAAGACTAA
- a CDS encoding SMI1/KNR4 family protein — MSLEKVYDYFHHYDSKTYQVVACMGNEPSEEDIEDFEKLYQISLPYDFKEFTMSPLGGLYMEVREELWPRAKAFDVAPFWTFCRGIKVYGIANEIPDFLDIRLKTKELHELGFVNYIPFLSIIGDGDVIFCFDKNNHIVALDWYSSGEAEELDSDFSDLLLKQIQELEERKNRMLERIETQKKGK, encoded by the coding sequence ATGTCACTAGAAAAAGTCTATGATTATTTTCATCATTATGATTCTAAAACCTACCAAGTTGTAGCCTGCATGGGAAATGAACCCTCTGAAGAGGATATAGAAGATTTTGAAAAACTGTATCAAATCAGTCTTCCATACGACTTTAAAGAGTTTACCATGTCACCCCTAGGTGGACTCTATATGGAAGTCAGGGAGGAACTGTGGCCTAGAGCTAAAGCATTTGATGTGGCACCATTTTGGACATTTTGCCGTGGTATTAAGGTTTACGGCATTGCAAATGAGATACCTGATTTTCTAGATATTCGACTGAAGACCAAAGAATTACATGAACTAGGCTTTGTAAATTATATCCCTTTTCTGTCTATCATCGGTGATGGAGATGTGATTTTCTGCTTTGATAAAAATAATCACATTGTCGCCTTAGATTGGTATAGTAGTGGAGAGGCTGAAGAACTCGATAGTGACTTTTCAGATCTTTTGCTCAAGCAAATCCAAGAACTGGAGGAGCGTAAAAACAGAATGTTAGAGAGAATTGAGACCCAGAAAAAAGGAAAATAA
- a CDS encoding ankyrin repeat domain-containing protein encodes MAKKRVTLPKNFDELITAGDIEALKAVYDKCELTAHDGRYSLNTALHFGGVPDELVIWLVEQGLDVNTPDYYGRTPLYKHATLGRDTVKLLYELGGDIQKPDTYGSTPLHTAAGFFRPKIVSFLIEKGADVNPKTDMGRTPLAEALATCRNMNIAQVAKIAEMLIKAGAEVTPDMAERVELIGKDFEFHRENFNKDYLAETEAGLEKLYALFGVKPAPKRKIYDGVSPIIVKKGSWKEQYNELWDLLIPSSGPAKTVQGEVIRITGRVQDELYRNGGVNWDKHYRNMLKSLPNHFASGTPLSEEELEETKELISSIRAKDSDEDTITERLCELSVLWVSLNPDPLPLGEINYNR; translated from the coding sequence ATGGCCAAAAAAAGAGTGACCTTACCTAAAAATTTTGATGAACTGATTACAGCAGGAGATATTGAAGCTCTTAAAGCCGTATATGATAAATGTGAGCTTACTGCTCATGACGGCAGATACAGCTTAAATACAGCACTTCATTTTGGAGGTGTTCCTGATGAGCTTGTTATCTGGCTGGTGGAACAGGGTTTAGATGTAAATACTCCTGATTATTATGGGCGTACACCATTATATAAACATGCCACTTTGGGGAGAGATACTGTAAAACTGCTGTATGAATTAGGCGGAGATATACAAAAACCTGATACATATGGGAGTACACCTCTACATACGGCAGCAGGGTTTTTCCGACCTAAGATAGTCAGTTTTTTGATTGAAAAAGGTGCAGATGTTAATCCCAAAACTGATATGGGACGAACTCCTTTAGCTGAAGCCCTTGCTACTTGTAGGAATATGAATATTGCACAGGTAGCAAAAATTGCAGAAATGCTCATAAAGGCGGGCGCTGAGGTAACCCCTGATATGGCAGAAAGAGTCGAACTAATCGGTAAGGATTTTGAATTTCACAGAGAAAACTTTAATAAAGATTACTTGGCCGAAACAGAAGCAGGGCTTGAGAAACTCTATGCACTGTTTGGTGTAAAGCCTGCTCCAAAACGCAAGATATATGACGGAGTTTCTCCTATTATTGTAAAAAAAGGTTCTTGGAAGGAGCAGTATAACGAGCTTTGGGATTTACTCATTCCTTCAAGCGGACCAGCAAAAACTGTACAAGGCGAAGTGATTCGTATAACAGGGCGCGTACAGGATGAGCTCTATAGAAATGGCGGTGTCAACTGGGATAAACACTACCGGAACATGCTGAAATCCCTGCCAAATCATTTCGCTTCAGGTACACCACTTTCCGAAGAAGAACTGGAAGAAACTAAGGAACTGATTTCCAGCATCCGTGCAAAAGACAGTGATGAAGATACTATAACCGAACGTTTGTGTGAACTTTCGGTTCTCTGGGTAAGCTTAAATCCTGATCCGCTTCCTTTAGGGGAAATAAATTATAACAGATGA
- a CDS encoding response regulator transcription factor yields MKILLAEDEAQLNRVITVALEREGYNVDSVFNGQDAVEKATTNHYHLMIFDIMMPIKTGIEALKEIRQLGNTTHVIMLTAMAEVDDRVTGLDAGADDYLTKPFSLKELLARLRSTARRLEDYTPDTVQLGNTRLDIDEQELAATNSIRLGKKETQLLTLLIQHANQTLSCQQLLEQVWPEELEESDYELVFLYISYLRQKLQSVQSNLQILGSAEGPFQLIGGD; encoded by the coding sequence ATGAAAATCCTACTTGCCGAAGATGAAGCTCAACTAAATCGCGTCATCACTGTTGCTTTAGAACGGGAAGGCTATAACGTTGATTCTGTTTTTAATGGACAAGATGCTGTCGAAAAAGCTACAACTAACCACTATCACCTCATGATTTTTGACATCATGATGCCGATCAAGACAGGAATCGAAGCCCTCAAAGAAATTCGCCAGTTGGGCAATACGACCCACGTTATCATGCTGACAGCCATGGCTGAAGTAGATGACCGTGTAACCGGACTCGATGCAGGTGCTGACGACTACTTGACTAAACCCTTCTCTCTCAAGGAACTATTGGCTAGGCTCCGTTCTACTGCCCGCCGTCTGGAGGACTATACCCCAGATACGGTCCAATTAGGAAATACTCGCTTGGATATTGACGAACAAGAATTAGCTGCTACAAACAGCATTCGTTTAGGGAAAAAGGAGACTCAACTCTTGACCCTCCTCATCCAGCATGCTAACCAGACCCTCAGTTGTCAACAACTACTAGAGCAAGTCTGGCCAGAGGAGCTGGAAGAAAGTGATTACGAGCTCGTTTTTCTCTATATTTCCTATCTCCGCCAAAAACTTCAAAGCGTTCAGTCCAACTTGCAAATCTTAGGATCTGCAGAAGGGCCTTTCCAACTGATAGGAGGAGACTAG
- a CDS encoding metal-sensitive transcriptional regulator, with the protein MTNSKYITRLKRSEGQLRGIQKMIEEERDCADIITQLTAVRSSVERVIEMIITENLTACINQPLDDPEAQKERLEKAVQYLIKRK; encoded by the coding sequence ATGACAAACTCAAAGTATATTACACGGCTCAAACGCTCAGAAGGCCAGTTGCGTGGTATTCAAAAAATGATAGAAGAAGAGCGTGATTGTGCAGATATCATTACCCAGTTGACAGCGGTTCGTTCGAGTGTGGAGCGCGTGATTGAGATGATCATTACCGAGAATCTCACAGCCTGCATCAACCAACCCCTAGACGACCCTGAGGCTCAAAAAGAACGCTTAGAAAAGGCTGTTCAGTACCTAATCAAACGAAAATAG
- a CDS encoding DUF4241 domain-containing protein — MEKIQTSQEWLQKYQEIKHLLTSSINYADYFDRKEIQDMGVFVLDMGEVTFPSGEILVRDPLVWLRREEKPYLQSVPKGTYRLKTLVAKIEEDHYRYVATRIQFTDQVPVTYYEALSGDEDLDAVEKDSYFGFSVDAGLATIVDVDTKNAYCDFEESWYKENPDKNIYDDFFAAVFAQNAIDNPLYQREGGDWINFKIPNTDLSIPMIQSGFGDGVYPVYFGYDKDNQLCDLVVEYIYLG; from the coding sequence ATGGAAAAAATACAAACTTCACAAGAGTGGTTACAGAAATACCAAGAAATAAAACACCTGCTCACTTCGTCTATCAATTATGCAGACTATTTTGATAGGAAAGAAATACAGGACATGGGAGTTTTTGTTTTGGATATGGGGGAAGTGACTTTTCCTAGTGGAGAAATTCTGGTCCGAGATCCTTTGGTCTGGCTCCGTAGAGAGGAAAAGCCTTACTTACAATCTGTTCCCAAAGGAACATATAGACTAAAAACTTTAGTAGCCAAGATAGAAGAAGACCATTACAGGTATGTAGCAACGAGAATCCAATTTACAGATCAAGTGCCAGTGACTTACTATGAAGCATTAAGTGGTGATGAAGATTTAGATGCTGTTGAAAAAGACTCTTATTTTGGATTTTCAGTTGATGCAGGTCTGGCAACGATAGTGGACGTTGACACCAAGAATGCCTACTGCGATTTTGAAGAGAGTTGGTATAAAGAAAATCCTGACAAAAATATCTACGACGATTTCTTTGCAGCAGTTTTTGCTCAAAATGCCATAGACAATCCCCTTTATCAACGTGAGGGTGGGGATTGGATTAATTTTAAAATCCCCAACACTGACCTAAGCATTCCGATGATCCAATCAGGTTTTGGAGATGGTGTCTATCCTGTGTACTTTGGCTATGATAAGGATAATCAGCTTTGTGATTTGGTTGTCGAATATATTTACCTAGGATAG